GGAAAAAGTATAtgtttgtcggtaaaacattaaaaatcgatttgtttCCAGTAGAACCGAAAGGTCAAATTAAACGGGACatggcaatttttcatgctcatcatttaattgtaaaattttccaagttatcaaatattttcatcgggCCGTTTCTGAGATCATTATGGGAGTTTGCCTGACAGACCGACAAACCGAAATCCAGACCAACATTTTTCTAAACACCTGTTTCTCGGATTATATATATTCGAAAACGTAAGAATTCGTTGAAATTGGATAAAGCGATTTTGAACCGAAACCAACATTTTTCTCACACTGCCAAAGGtaatgaaaagtgaaaagaaaagatataTTTCAAGAATGATACAAGGCACAAGtctaaaaatcatttctactgatccgttatttgttatttCCCGTGTTTGGGGATGTGTCGACACACAGTGTTACATTGCCACAATTTTGTAGGAGCACTAAGTTCAAAATCGTTGCTACGTTTGCTAATATTGACCAGAAAAATTAAGAAGACTAACAAGGAAAATATCCCaggttgattttttattaatatgttacagtagactaaaaactaagcgtcacgtatttttttttctctgctatCAAACACTAAGGTcgtgaaaccaccctccaaaataaggcatgtcaaggggCGATTTGGCAATTTCACCCACGAgaacattatattttttaaccaatccaaGTGAAGAAGTTTTCTTGTAACCAGAAATGAATAATGTAATTCttgcgattaaaaaaaaaaataaaaatggcaaTTCACCCCTTCAAAGTGTTCAATGGTagataaaaaatgtatgcgtcgcttagtttttagtctgctataacatattacaaaagaaatcgaattgAAAAGATCAACCTGGAATACCTTCCTTGTAAGTATAAGCAGGTTCGCTATCCATAAACATTTccattattaataataataattttttgactcGTGGTTCTTCCAATGTCGGTTGTTGGAAGCTTTCAACTTACTAGCGTTCGATAAGATGACATCCAATTCTCGATCAgtcttacttttctttctgAAACAAAGAGTCACATTGAGAATTATCTATTCAATGGATATTAATgttacaaattgaaaaaaattattttgtttctatCGGACTGTAAAGCTCTCGAACGATACATCTTACGAATGAAAACCTACTTTCCAAAGTCTTCCATTTCCTGTATCGTTTCCGGTAACTCTGTTTCCAACGTTTCCGGAAGAAGGAGTGTTATCAGACCAGCGAGCAACGAGCAGCTTCCAAAAGTTACAAGTGGTATGGCCACTGAGATTTCAGACTGCAAGTAATGACTGGGTTGTACATAGAAGCTTATAGCTTAAAGTAATCGTCGGCCAGGTATAAGTGGATGTACTTCAGCGGGCAATGAACTAATTATGACTACATACCCGAATCCCATTGAATTCCCACCCTTGTTAAGAAGACCTGGTCAACCAGACGGACTCTGTaggacttattgttagtactATCAGACTGAATTTCGTTGAACTCACCAATTCGTTAATCATCGGCGCTACGACTCCACCTAATCTAGCCATAGCCGAACAAGTACCAACACCAGTATTCCTGAGTACAGTGGGAAACTGTTCCGCTGTGAAGACGCTTATGGTCGTGTATGAtatcgaaataatcaattttcctATCATAGACAGAGTTATCACCAGCCAACCCATGTCTGGAAAATGTGAGGAATCACAATTATCAAGACGTGGTATTATGGAGACCGCGTCTTGTCAATTTCACTAACCGGTAGGAACGAAAAATGTAGAGAGTAATGTAATCGCGACAAGCCACATGCAACTGCACAAGATAAACCTTCTTGGGCACTTGTCAACTATGCACACCAAGAATACATATGCGGGTAAATCCACACCGGCAGAGATTccagaattgaaataaacatTGCCTCCAAGGTTCGGCGTGATCCAAGACAGACCGTAATACGTACAATTATTTACGATCCTGTTAACGTTGAGGTACGAAATATGTTTATTTGTGCAAAAATTTCTTTGGAATATCCGCATCGAAAGCTGACGTATAGAATTTATATATCAAATCATTACATTACCAGATAACGAACAGTATGAGAGTCCTTTTCCTCATGCTCGGGTTTTTCAGAAGAGCAAAGACCGAGTACTTTTTGGTACCTGATTTATCCTCACTGTGATTTTCCAAAAAACCGTTTAACGTATCTGGCGCCAACTCTACACCATTTTCAATAAATGCCTTGCGAAGGATGTCTATCGCCTCTTCCACACGACCTTTGCTCAGCAGCCATCGTGCAGATTCACGAACAGACCTACCGTGTGAAATTCGCCAATTTATATTACGCACTTGAGATTTTGGTTTGAATAGCATATGCATTATTCTCACCACGAGAATACGAGAAGAAGGATAGTTGGAGTAGCAAAGGCAATCTGTAAGATCCTCCAATTCTTGATGAAGTACGCGAAGCAGATACTTAGAAGAGCACctatgatgaaaaatattccgcTAATACCAGTCAGCAGTTTCTTTTTTGGACCAACTGTTTCGATTGCTGAAGAAAATAGAAAGAGTAGTAAATCACGGTTATATTAATGCACTTGAAGATTGGACGTAGGATAGTTTCTCAGGTAGCACACTTGTCGAAATGACGATTATCCTTTGACAAATTAATCCCGATGTAATGTCGacagacgaaaaatttgacttCAATTTGGAAAGAACTCGAGAAAACAGTGACTATTCGCCTGATGTGAACAAAAGTTCGATATCCTATGGAACTCGCCACAGCGAATGTAATGCGAAATTTTTAAGTTTAGTTTGGCTACTTTTTGATAACGACAAATCAATTTACAGACAATTTGTAGACTATTGACTGTAAATTGACAACCTAGCGGACATTTGTGAACATGCAATAGGCATTTTAGTCAACTATTAGCTTCAAATACGACTTCTTCATCACTCTCCGATTAGTGGACTTCCTTTTTCTATACGTAATAGCTCGAATACAAGTCCGATTCAAAAAGTTCTCACCAGCAATATAAGTGGTTAAATACACTCCAGTGGTCGTTGTTGCAACAACCGTTCTTCCAATTACGTACACTGTGAAATTAGGAGCAACAGCTATGAGCAGTCCAGAAATTAATTGCACTATTGAGCCCCATATCAAAGTCGTCCTTCGACCATATCTATCCGACAATGTGCTGAAAGTCAGAACTCCCACCATCACACCCAGCATGAAGAGCGATTCACTTGCAGTTTTCAACCATGCGTTATCGCAGACTAGATCCCACtgaaaaggaaaacaaaatatcATACCATTTGAAATTCGACTCACTGTCAGACATCGTGAAAAGTCAGTAAAGTGTCAAATCTGTACAAACGAATTACTATATGATTATGCTGATACTGCAAGGTAACTAATAAAACTCTTTCTCCCAGAAATGTATGCGACAATATTTCTGTGTAGACAGAAATGATATGTTATCTTTCATCTATCATTTGACTAACCTTGGTTGTAACCGTAACCCCGTACTGGTCTTTGTCGTAAACAAAGGAGTCGCATGTCACAACAGAAGGCATTGATGAATTGAGATCATCACTCCGGGTTTCATAGTGATCTCCGTAATCTAAATCGTACCTCTTGCATCGCGACCAAGTTCCCGTGTCGCGATCCCATGGATATGTAACATTTGCCAAATCCGGTTGTATGAGATAAGTCGCATTTTCCGGGTCCTCACCGGGCGTCAAACATCTGAAATCCGGTTTGCCGGCTAGAAAAATCCCTCCCATCACGTGAAAGGTGCTGGATATTATGGGCAGGCACATAGCAAGGTATATCCTACGCTGGTACGGGCCAAACGTCCCTAACTGCGAAATCACTTGGTCAAAACCCATCCTtattgtttttcctttttccacGTCGCGTCACCGTTTTCCGAGTCTTTTTCACCtggttatttttcaattgtcaTCAATTAC
Above is a genomic segment from Neodiprion pinetum isolate iyNeoPine1 chromosome 1, iyNeoPine1.2, whole genome shotgun sequence containing:
- the LOC124221317 gene encoding uncharacterized protein — protein: MGYDNVISLLGEFGPYQRKIFVVIYLPMISCAFHLMGGTFLAGRPDFRCLTPEENPYNATYTSNTTQPVWDNETEAWTSCERYDLNHQVLNNTPTPPLVKCDSFVYDESQYGFTVSTNWNLVCDDAWLKVTSESLFMLGVLLGALVMGGLSDKYGRKTILIWGSVLQLVTSLLVAAAQNMIMYIVCRTVLATSTNGLFVVSYVTAIETIGQRTRKPAALGSLFFIVGSLLTVCLAYFIRNWRMLQVAFTIPTLVFLGSIWYIPESARWLITKGRLDEAKEILREASVENKVELTRDALDDLLKTDNKISETRIIEKTSIYDLLRYPIIRKRSLILFFVWFVNNATYYGLSWNAANLAGDVYVNSGIAAAVELPALLFMISTIDKCPRRVVLCGCMLLAATSLLSTILVPNDMPWATVSLAMIGKLSSSASYSTLYIFSMEQYPTTVRNIGVGASSAVARIAGVVTPLINNLSQISATLPLLIYGCGSLMAGLLLLLLPETAKKKLPETIEELEEFKERDVEKGKTIRMGFDQVISQLGTFGPYQRRIYLAMCLPIISSTFHVMGGIFLAGKPDFRCLTPGEDPENATYLIQPDLANVTYPWDRDTGTWSRCKRYDLDYGDHYETRSDDLNSSMPSVVTCDSFVYDKDQYGVTVTTKWDLVCDNAWLKTASESLFMLGVMVGVLTFSTLSDRYGRRTTLIWGSIVQLISGLLIAVAPNFTVYVIGRTVVATTTTGVYLTTYIAAIETVGPKKKLLTGISGIFFIIGALLSICFAYFIKNWRILQIAFATPTILLLVFSWSVRESARWLLSKGRVEEAIDILRKAFIENGVELAPDTLNGFLENHSEDKSGTKKYSVFALLKNPSMRKRTLILFVIWIVNNCTYYGLSWITPNLGGNVYFNSGISAGVDLPAYVFLVCIVDKCPRRFILCSCMWLVAITLLSTFFVPTDMGWLVITLSMIGKLIISISYTTISVFTAEQFPTVLRNTGVGTCSAMARLGGVVAPMINELSEISVAIPLVTFGSCSLLAGLITLLLPETLETELPETIQEMEDFGKKKSKTDRELDVILSNASKLKASNNRHWKNHESKNYYY